One window of the Streptomyces sp. NBC_00259 genome contains the following:
- a CDS encoding potassium channel family protein: protein MRPMKEQTAQMRWEARTQGPLLGLAVAFGVAYAVPIVAPDADAWVHDLCAVVEWTVWGVFAADYLVRLWLAPYKGLFVRKHPLDLLAVLLPLVQPLRLLRVVATLLLVGRRARMAPQVTLTTYVAGAVVGLMMFGSLAVLHVERNAPDGNIRTLGDAVWWSFTTMTTVGYGDHAPTTGLGRVLAVGLMLSGIALLGVVTANIAAWFISRFERDDAEERRQTALLEALTTEVRELRAEVARLSDRAAAPAPEVPAQNAAPASVPASVPAPVPVPAPAPAPAPAPAPSSPTP, encoded by the coding sequence ATGCGGCCCATGAAGGAACAAACCGCGCAGATGCGCTGGGAGGCGCGTACCCAGGGACCGCTGCTGGGGCTCGCCGTGGCGTTCGGCGTCGCGTACGCCGTACCGATCGTGGCACCGGACGCCGACGCCTGGGTGCACGATCTCTGTGCGGTCGTGGAGTGGACGGTCTGGGGCGTCTTCGCCGCCGACTACCTCGTACGGCTCTGGCTGGCGCCGTACAAGGGACTGTTCGTGCGCAAGCATCCGCTGGATCTGCTGGCGGTGCTGCTGCCGCTCGTGCAGCCGCTGCGGCTGCTGCGGGTGGTCGCCACCCTGCTGCTGGTCGGGCGGCGCGCCCGGATGGCCCCGCAGGTCACGCTGACGACGTACGTGGCGGGCGCGGTCGTCGGGCTGATGATGTTCGGCTCGCTCGCGGTGCTGCACGTCGAGCGGAACGCGCCCGACGGGAACATCAGAACGCTGGGCGACGCCGTGTGGTGGTCGTTCACGACGATGACGACGGTCGGATACGGGGACCACGCGCCGACGACCGGTCTCGGGCGGGTGCTCGCGGTGGGGCTGATGCTCTCCGGTATCGCCCTGCTCGGTGTGGTGACGGCCAACATCGCGGCCTGGTTCATCTCCCGCTTCGAGCGGGACGACGCCGAGGAGCGCCGTCAGACGGCGCTCCTCGAAGCCCTGACCACGGAGGTCAGGGAGCTGCGGGCGGAGGTGGCGCGGCTGTCGGACAGGGCGGCGGCGCCTGCGCCCGAGGTGCCGGCACAGAACGCCGCTCCTGCTTCTGTTCCTGCTTCTGTTCCTGCTCCTGTTCCTGTTCCTGCTCCTGCTCCTGCTCCTGCTCCTGCTCCTGCTCCTAGTTCTCCCACACCTTGA
- a CDS encoding peptidase inhibitor family I36 protein, with amino-acid sequence MRTTVLAAALALTAAFAPTTAAGAAATATATATANAAPRPQLGACAPGELCLWEKPDFTGARHIHELSGLDIESCVALPAGASAQALANRTGRPVTTYQSAECAETAEFETYPGGGTWVPQSPYRVRAFKVWEN; translated from the coding sequence ATGCGTACGACCGTCCTCGCGGCCGCCCTGGCGCTGACCGCGGCATTCGCACCGACCACAGCCGCAGGCGCCGCAGCTACAGCCACAGCCACAGCCACAGCCAACGCCGCGCCGCGGCCGCAGCTCGGCGCCTGCGCGCCCGGCGAGCTGTGCCTCTGGGAGAAGCCGGACTTCACGGGGGCCCGGCACATCCATGAGCTGTCCGGGCTCGACATCGAGTCCTGCGTGGCGCTCCCTGCGGGCGCGAGTGCCCAGGCGCTCGCCAACCGCACCGGCCGGCCCGTCACCACCTACCAGTCGGCGGAGTGCGCGGAGACCGCCGAGTTCGAGACGTATCCGGGCGGCGGGACGTGGGTGCCGCAGTCCCCGTACCGGGTACGGGCGTTCAAGGTGTGGGAGAACTAG
- a CDS encoding MFS transporter: MTSQTTVDKVPVDRGPVPARAKGLRGHPWLTLFSVAIGVMMVALDGTIVAIANPAIQKDLGATLADVQWITNGYLLALAVALITAGKLGDRFGHRQTFLIGVAGFAAASGAIGLSDSIALVVGFRVLQGLFGALLMPAALGLLRATFPAEKLNMAIGIWGMVIGASTAGGPILGGVLVEHVSWQSVFFINLPVGVLALVLGAVILKDHRAENAPKSFDIPGIALLSSAMFALIWPLIKAGEWGWGSASTLGWLAGSLVLFVLFAFWETRVAEPLIPLRLFRSVPVTAGTVLMVLMAFAFMGGLFFVTFYLANVHGMSAVDSGLHLLPLTAMMIVSSPLAGALITRFGPRIPLVGGMVCTAVAMFGMTTLSTDTGTLPMSVWLALLGLGLAPVMVGATEVIVGNAPLELSGVAGGLQQAAMQVGGSLGTAVLGAVMSAKVSSDLAGNWADAKLPPLSPDQLGLAKEAVEVGMPPVAPGTPTQVAAQITDVAHETFISGMGMAFTVAGIVAVLAGAVALFTKRGENADGGAGAAHI, translated from the coding sequence ATGACTAGTCAGACCACCGTCGACAAGGTGCCCGTGGACCGCGGTCCCGTACCGGCACGGGCCAAGGGGCTCCGCGGCCACCCCTGGCTGACGCTCTTCTCCGTGGCCATCGGCGTGATGATGGTCGCGCTGGACGGCACGATCGTCGCCATCGCCAACCCGGCCATCCAGAAGGACCTCGGCGCGACCCTCGCCGACGTCCAGTGGATCACCAACGGCTATCTGCTGGCGCTCGCCGTCGCGCTGATCACCGCCGGCAAGCTCGGTGACCGCTTCGGCCACCGTCAGACCTTCCTCATCGGTGTCGCGGGCTTCGCCGCCGCCTCCGGCGCCATCGGCCTGTCCGACTCCATCGCGCTCGTGGTCGGCTTCCGGGTGCTCCAGGGCCTCTTCGGCGCCCTGCTGATGCCGGCGGCGCTCGGCCTGCTGCGCGCCACCTTCCCCGCCGAGAAGCTCAACATGGCGATCGGCATCTGGGGCATGGTCATCGGCGCCTCGACGGCCGGCGGCCCCATCCTCGGCGGTGTCCTCGTCGAGCACGTCAGCTGGCAGTCCGTCTTCTTCATCAACCTGCCGGTCGGCGTCCTCGCGCTCGTCCTCGGCGCGGTGATCCTCAAGGACCACCGCGCCGAGAACGCGCCGAAGTCGTTCGACATCCCCGGCATCGCGCTGCTGTCGAGCGCGATGTTCGCCCTCATCTGGCCGCTCATCAAGGCCGGTGAGTGGGGCTGGGGTTCGGCGAGCACGCTGGGCTGGCTGGCCGGGTCCCTGGTCCTCTTCGTGCTGTTCGCCTTCTGGGAGACCCGGGTCGCCGAGCCGCTCATCCCGCTGCGGCTGTTCCGTTCCGTCCCGGTCACCGCGGGCACGGTGCTGATGGTCCTGATGGCCTTCGCCTTCATGGGCGGTCTGTTCTTCGTCACCTTCTACCTGGCGAACGTGCACGGGATGAGCGCCGTGGACAGCGGTCTGCATCTGCTGCCGCTCACCGCCATGATGATCGTCTCGTCGCCGCTCGCCGGAGCGCTCATCACCAGGTTCGGCCCGCGCATCCCGCTCGTCGGCGGCATGGTGTGCACGGCCGTCGCGATGTTCGGGATGACCACCCTTTCGACGGACACCGGCACGCTGCCGATGTCCGTCTGGCTGGCCCTCCTCGGTCTCGGCCTGGCGCCGGTCATGGTCGGAGCCACCGAGGTCATCGTCGGCAACGCCCCGCTGGAGCTGTCCGGTGTCGCGGGCGGTCTGCAGCAGGCCGCCATGCAGGTCGGCGGCAGCCTCGGTACGGCCGTGCTGGGCGCGGTCATGTCGGCCAAGGTCAGCTCCGACCTCGCGGGGAACTGGGCGGACGCCAAGCTTCCGCCGCTTTCGCCCGATCAGCTCGGCCTGGCCAAGGAAGCGGTCGAGGTCGGCATGCCGCCCGTCGCCCCCGGGACCCCGACGCAGGTCGCGGCCCAGATCACCGACGTCGCGCACGAGACCTTCATCTCGGGCATGGGCATGGCCTTCACCGTCGCCGGCATCGTCGCGGTGCTGGCCGGGGCGGTCGCCCTGTTCACCAAGCGCGGGGAGAACGCGGATGGGGGTGCGGGCGCGGCCCACATCTGA
- a CDS encoding TetR/AcrR family transcriptional regulator: MTGTGLRELKKQRTRDALLRAALELFTTQGYEHTTVDEIADAVEVSQRTFFRYFANKEEVAFAVQDIVESHFVDALRARPAEEGPFDAMRNAVRSAWDTIEEAIGEVVPVELHMRAYQMIESTPSLIAVHLRRSAELDEQVARLIADREGLDVDTDPRPRVAVAAVAAVMRVTGRLWGQGEDPSLAAIRELTEKYLDHLGPALAADWHSPVAAAPRDTSPRTSGAHGE; the protein is encoded by the coding sequence GTGACGGGAACCGGACTGCGTGAGCTGAAGAAACAGCGCACCCGCGACGCCCTGCTGCGGGCCGCGCTCGAACTCTTCACGACGCAGGGGTACGAGCACACGACCGTCGACGAGATCGCCGACGCCGTCGAGGTCTCCCAGCGCACCTTCTTCCGGTACTTCGCCAACAAGGAAGAGGTCGCCTTCGCCGTCCAGGACATCGTCGAGTCCCACTTCGTCGACGCCCTGCGCGCACGGCCCGCCGAGGAGGGCCCGTTCGACGCCATGCGCAACGCCGTGCGGTCCGCCTGGGACACCATCGAAGAGGCCATCGGCGAGGTCGTCCCCGTCGAACTCCACATGCGGGCCTACCAGATGATCGAGTCGACCCCCTCCCTGATCGCCGTCCATCTGCGCCGCTCCGCCGAACTGGACGAGCAGGTCGCCCGGCTGATCGCCGACCGCGAGGGTCTCGACGTCGACACCGACCCCCGGCCGCGGGTCGCCGTCGCCGCCGTCGCCGCGGTGATGCGGGTGACCGGCCGGCTCTGGGGACAGGGCGAGGACCCCAGCCTGGCCGCCATCCGCGAACTGACCGAGAAGTATCTCGACCACCTCGGGCCCGCGCTGGCGGCGGACTGGCACAGCCCGGTCGCCGCCGCGCCCCGGGACACGTCTCCCCGTACCTCCGGCGCGCACGGAGAGTAG
- a CDS encoding alpha/beta hydrolase, with translation MTAFDSSPTLNVWRALLALAVVFVLLATTGWTAVRHQRGPGEPGQAALAAWEHARIGGRELPDPGSPAGRLSDFFASIGPARAASLADRHPLVVGNLNGAPVTLRYRANRVALTQARQVERWRMHDSRLSADGRYEAGRRMHRYESLLSAGRQILAFDPSGKGRVAEVFGDLDRAQRVSVIVPGVDTNVLTFERTRRKYTAPVGMAQSLYSAERAAAPGVRTAVIAWADYTSPTGIGLDASTGRLAASGADRLVALTGALPGDARVTLFCHSYGSVVCGVAARELPGRVGDMAVAGSPGMRAETTTQLATNARVWAMRDRDDWIEDVPYLEVGGLGHGADPMTPDFGARLLSAAGAIGHTGYFEPGTESLSNLAEIGVGSYLTLSCADGESACRSGIYGAQEV, from the coding sequence GTGACTGCTTTCGACTCCTCCCCCACTCTCAACGTCTGGCGCGCCCTTCTCGCTCTTGCCGTTGTCTTCGTACTGCTCGCCACCACCGGTTGGACCGCCGTACGACATCAGCGCGGTCCCGGTGAGCCCGGACAGGCCGCACTCGCCGCCTGGGAGCACGCCCGGATCGGGGGCCGTGAGCTGCCCGACCCCGGCTCGCCGGCCGGCCGGCTGTCCGACTTCTTCGCCTCCATCGGGCCCGCGCGTGCGGCCTCGCTCGCCGACCGGCACCCCCTCGTGGTGGGCAATCTCAACGGCGCACCGGTGACGCTGCGCTACCGCGCCAACCGGGTCGCGCTCACCCAGGCACGCCAGGTGGAGCGGTGGCGCATGCACGACAGCCGGCTCTCGGCGGACGGCCGGTACGAGGCGGGCCGGCGGATGCACCGGTACGAGTCCCTGCTGAGCGCCGGCCGGCAGATCCTCGCCTTCGACCCGTCGGGCAAGGGCCGGGTCGCCGAGGTGTTCGGCGACCTCGACCGCGCGCAGCGGGTCTCGGTGATCGTCCCGGGAGTCGACACCAACGTCCTGACGTTCGAGAGGACCCGGCGCAAGTACACGGCCCCGGTGGGCATGGCGCAGTCGCTGTACTCGGCGGAGCGGGCCGCCGCCCCCGGCGTGCGTACGGCCGTCATCGCCTGGGCCGACTACACCTCGCCGACCGGGATCGGGCTCGACGCCTCGACCGGCAGGCTCGCCGCGAGCGGCGCGGACCGGCTCGTGGCGCTGACCGGCGCGCTGCCGGGCGACGCCAGGGTCACGCTGTTCTGCCACAGCTACGGCTCGGTGGTGTGCGGGGTCGCCGCACGTGAACTGCCCGGCCGGGTCGGCGACATGGCGGTGGCCGGCAGCCCCGGCATGCGGGCGGAGACCACGACACAGCTGGCGACGAACGCCCGGGTGTGGGCGATGCGGGACCGCGACGACTGGATCGAGGACGTGCCCTACCTGGAGGTCGGCGGGCTCGGCCACGGCGCCGACCCGATGACGCCGGACTTCGGCGCGCGTCTGCTGTCGGCCGCCGGCGCGATCGGCCACACCGGCTACTTCGAGCCGGGTACGGAGAGCCTCAGCAACCTGGCCGAGATAGGCGTCGGTTCGTACCTCACCTTGAGCTGCGCGGACGGCGAAAGCGCGTGTCGCAGTGGAATTTATGGTGCGCAAGAGGTCTGA
- a CDS encoding DUF4429 domain-containing protein has translation MGDVLAGIHATWEFEPDSVLIRFTRGNRGAPKLFQALGERRIPLEALESVTLSPGKRGTVVLHTVPRPGADPLMDAAAGQLKDGCDPYRLVLPAERETLAEYYADELRAVLPGPGHGPAGRYLVASSVAAPLQFKAYDGKATFDGDKVSFRWSWTGASSAKWKAGDQTYAVSELSGVEWRSPDVFDGYLRLLPRGADPAARPAQADQDPAAVVFGLGYGPVHESLPFAAAVLEAVRDATPVLPLAPAAPHDPAGVAERIRHLGELHSAGLVTDEEFRAKKAELLAEL, from the coding sequence ATGGGTGATGTGCTGGCCGGAATTCATGCCACCTGGGAGTTCGAACCGGACTCCGTACTCATCCGCTTCACACGGGGGAACCGCGGCGCACCGAAGCTGTTCCAGGCGCTGGGCGAACGGCGCATCCCCCTCGAAGCGCTCGAGTCGGTGACCCTCTCCCCGGGCAAGCGCGGCACGGTGGTGCTGCACACGGTGCCGAGACCGGGCGCCGATCCGCTGATGGACGCTGCGGCGGGCCAGTTGAAGGACGGCTGCGACCCGTACCGGCTCGTGCTGCCCGCGGAGCGCGAGACGCTCGCGGAGTACTACGCGGACGAACTGCGCGCCGTACTGCCCGGACCGGGGCACGGACCCGCGGGGAGATATCTGGTGGCGTCCTCGGTCGCGGCGCCGCTGCAGTTCAAGGCGTACGACGGAAAGGCCACGTTCGACGGCGACAAGGTGTCGTTCCGCTGGTCCTGGACGGGCGCCTCGTCCGCGAAGTGGAAGGCCGGCGACCAGACGTACGCGGTCTCCGAGCTGAGCGGGGTCGAGTGGCGCTCCCCCGACGTCTTCGACGGCTACCTCCGGCTGCTGCCGCGCGGCGCCGACCCGGCGGCCCGGCCCGCGCAGGCCGACCAGGACCCGGCGGCGGTCGTCTTCGGCCTCGGCTACGGCCCGGTGCACGAGTCCCTGCCCTTCGCCGCGGCCGTACTGGAAGCGGTCCGCGACGCCACGCCGGTCCTGCCCCTGGCACCGGCGGCACCGCACGATCCGGCGGGCGTCGCGGAGCGAATACGTCACCTCGGGGAGCTGCACAGCGCGGGCCTGGTGACGGACGAGGAGTTCCGTGCGAAGAAGGCGGAGCTCCTGGCGGAGCTGTAG